AGGAAAAGGGGCGGGCGAATGAAAAAAGTCGAATGTGTCTTCCCGACCCATCATCTACAACAACTGCACGATGTCCTGGTGTACGACGCTTGGCAGTCGGCATCGGTCCTGAATGTTTACGATGGAAACGCCGCGGATTTCAAGGAACTCGGCCAGAGTCAGGCATTCCCGACGAAATGCCGATTTGAACTGTTGGTCGACGACAACGACATCGAAGAGCTGACTCAAACGTTTCAAGGGCTAACGTCGGCCGAAGAGACGATTGAGTTTCTTGTGACCGATGTCGATTCCAGCCGCGTGATTGTCCCGATGCCCACGATCGACCGGAACGATACGCGAAGCGTCTAGGTTGCCCGACGCCGCACATCTTTTCTCTGCGGATGCCCCCGAACGCGACCGACTAGATTCCGGTCTATAGCCAATACAACTCGCCATCCGCCGCGAATCCGTAATCTACGTTGCCAGACGTCACATGCTGACACAGGATGTCGTAACTCTCCTCGCGGAATGACTCCAAATCTTCGTCCGATCGTTTGGGGTCATGATGGACGACCCGGATTTTTCGCGGTAGCCGTTTCGTTCGGACGAGGTAGGGAAACAACAATTCCGGCGTCGCATGTCCCCATCCCACTCGCGACATGCGATTCTCACTCCGTTGTCCGATGGCCATTTGCCCTTCGTATTCGGCGTGTCGGTACTGCATATCCGTGAGAAGCAACCCGGCACCATCGAAGAATTCGACCACGGCCGGATCGATCTCGGGCGACGGTTCATAATCGGTCGCCAACACCACCGGATCGCTCTGTGGGAAATCGAAACGATACCCCACGCAGCCACCGGGATGCGATAGCATGACCGACCGAATCGTGACGTCATCAATTTGTAGGGTGTCGCCGGGCTGGAATTCCTCGTGCTCGCGGGTGGCCCCGGTCTGGTCCAGAATATCCAGCGTCACCGGCCAATAACTCTTACAGAACTCCGCCTCAAGCACGTCCATCATGCAGGGATCGAGCGGACAACTGGACGTCGGTGAGGGACTCTCCGTGGGCAATCCTCGCACAGCGGTCACCGACTGAAGTCGCGGACTGTAGAACCGCAACGTCGTTCCCTTCTGGAACATCAACGCGTTCGCCCGCAAACCTTCAATGTGGTCTTCATGATAGTGGGTTTGCAGAAGATGAATGATCGGCCGTTCGACACGTTCCGCCTTCAACATATCAATGATAAACTCAGAGATAGGCTCGATTCCCAACCCTTGATCGACCACAATCCACGTATCGCGATGTCTCAGAAAATACGACGATGTCCGACTGCCGTACTTCTGACGCGAAAACGGGACATAGCGAACTTGATGAGGAGAGTCGGCATCAAAGACAGGACGGTTCTCCGTGGGAGCTGCGAAACTCCCGGAACAACCTCCCACCAAAAGAAGCGTGTCGCTAAGCATCGAGAGTCTCTAAAACCTAGGAAAACCAGTCGAGTTTGTGCGAAGTCTTCGTGAGATGTCGAAGCAACACGTCGGGGGTCATGCCGATCATCTGTTCGAGTCAGAACCATCAATCGACACAGCTTATTAACGATCCATGCGGTTCGCCACGACTCAATGCGGTGAAACATTGGCACGGCCATAAAGATCGATGCGGGCCGATATGGTACATTACCGCCTGCGTCCTGCCAACGGATATTCAGTGGATACGTATGTGCGAAAACGCGGCTTCTGTTGAACCAGCGGTCAAAACTTAGCAAATTGTGTCTTCATCTGAGACGCTACCAACTCTTCGAATTCGCACTCCAGTCGCTCCATAGGTCTAATTTCCATGACAACGATTACCAAATTGACGGCCAAAGACATCCGTTTTCCGACTTCGAAGAGTCTCGCCGGATCGGATGCGATGAATCTCGATCCCGATTATTCCGCCGCCTACGTGATTCTAGAAACCGACAGCGACGGTCTTGAAGGTCACGGGATGACATTCACGATCGGCCGAGGCAACGAATTGTGTGTCCAGGCCATCGAAGCACTTGGTCCGTTGGTGGTGGGGACGACACTTGAGGAATTCCGTGCCAACCGTGCGGATTATTGGCGGCGTGTTACTGGTGATAGCCAACTCCGTTGGGTCGGGCCGGAGAAGGGCGTCATCCATTTGGCGACGGCCGCGGTCATCAATGCGATGTGGGATCTCGATGCCAAAGCCGCCGGTAAACCGTTGTGGCGGATGGTTTGTGATTTCTCACCGGAAGAATTCGTCGATGCCATCGATTTCCGCTACCTCACCGACGCTATCACCCGAGAATCCGCCTTGGACCACCTGCGGAAACTTGCGGAGACCAAAGCGGACCGAATTGCGGTGCTTGAAGACGAAGGGTACCCATCTTACACAACCTCCGCTGGCTGGTTGGGTTACAGTGATGACCAACTCCGATCGCTCTGCCGGGAGATGCTCTCACGTGGTTGGGAACGCTTCAAAATCAAAGTGGGGCGTGATCTGCAAGATGATATCCGTCGATGCCGAATCATTCGTGAGGAGATCGGCCCCGATCGCAATTTAATGATGGACGCCAACCAGGTCTGGGATGTTCCGCAGGCCATCGAACACATGCGAGAACTTGCGGAGTTCAATCCCTGGTTTATCGAAGAACCGACCAGCCCCGACGATGTTCTCGGTCATGCGGCGATCGCAAAGGCCATCGCCCCCATTCGTGTTGCCACCGGCGAACATTGTCATAACCGTGTGATGTTCAAGCAGTTCCTGCAAGCTGGGGGAATGCAAGTCTGCCAGATCGACAGTTGCCGTCTGGGTGGCGTCAACGAAGTTCTCGCGGTGCTCCTGCTAGCGGCCCACTTCGATGTCCCCGTGTATCCGCACGCGGGTGGCGTTGGGCTGTGTGAGTATGTCCAGCATCTTTCGATGATCGATTACGTGTGCGTCAGCGGAAGCACGGAAGATCGGGCCACCGAATACGCCGATCACCTGCACGAACACTTCTTTGACCCAGTCGTCATGAAAAACGGACGATATCAAGCCCCGACTGCACCGGGCTATAGCATCACCATGAAGCCGGAATCACTGGCGGATTACGATTTTCCAACCGGATCAGCTTGGGCACACCAGGGGAATTGAAGCAGGCGGTTCTGAAATCTTTCCTATCTTTCCCAAATGATTTCAGTTTTGGTGTCGGGTGAAATCCCTGATTTTGCCATAATACGGTTAGCTGGGTTTCAATAAGTGTTGATCCCCGGGCTAACGTTCAAAATCGCTACCATGATGGTCGGTTGACCGGGAAGAGGACACCACAACCATGAAACGCATTGCACTGACATTATTGGCGATCGGAATGCTCGCGGGAGCGACCAACCTGACTCGCCCCGCATATAGTGATTACGATGATGACGACGGTCCACGATATCGCGGACCGCGAATTTACGATGTGGACGACGATGACGGTATCGTGATTCGACGCCGTGGTTATGTGCCACGAGGATACGTGGTCCCGCCACGGTATCCGTCCCGCAGCTACATTGTGCCGCGTCGGGAAACGTACATCGTTCCGCAATCGCGAGTGGTGCCAAGCCAACCGAGTTACGTTCCGCCACCACCGCCCGTGATTGACAACAGTTACGATTACAATGACTACTCCGCACCGCGAACCGTGGTTCCCCCGCCGGAACCAGATGACGTGTTCTCAGGGCCATCGCTGTCGCCGCCACCGGTTCGTCAGGACGCTTACAATCCACCTGCGTTGCCGCCGGCTTCCATCAACGAACCTGTGATCACGCAACCATACCGAGCGGGACAATGTGTCTCGACTCCGATGCAGTGCTTCCCCCGAGTGAAGGTGAAAGACCGAAAAGACATTCACCCCGCCGCCGTGCCGACCAACGTCGCCATCGCGAACCCGTTGGGACCAGGTTTGGTGTTCGTCAAGGTCTTCGTGCCACCGTTCCCACCGGAGAAGCAGGAAGTCAAAGACCGTGGCCGCAAAGTGAAATTGGAATTCGATGACTACAAAGTCGAAGTCGAATCCAAAGACGGCTACATCGAAGTCGACTACGACGACTAAGGCCACACTGTGGCCTTTTGGGTCCGTGGTGGGTGCGTCAACGACTACGATGACCTACTTCCACGAGACCGGCCCCGATTTGAGTAACAAAGAAAGCCCGCCGAAACCAATCGGCGGGCTTTCCTGTTGTATGCGGTGGTAATGCGTCTGAACTATCGCCGTTGTTTGGCTTATCCCAAAAGCGCTACTGGTTCTTGGTCGTACCTATTGCAAGATCGGCAATGCCGGATCGGAATTGGCTTCCGGTTCGGAACCATTCGCCGCCAACACGCCAGGAGCTGCCGTCGTGCTGTGATCCTGATCGCGGTAAACGCCGAAGTCGTTGAACCAGAAGCGTTTGGCCAATCGGTACCAGATGTTCTTCTCCGGGATTTCGTTGCCGGGATTGAATTGCGATGTGCGAACTTTCATGGCGTCTAACTCGGCGAGTGCGGTGCCGCGTGCGGTGGCGTCGGGGGCGGAATGTTCCTCGACCAGTTGCTTCAGCAGATCGGGCCGTTCGAGCACAATGCAGCCGCGTGTCGTCTCCCGCGAGAGTTTGCGGAAGCCGTTGAGGTACGGTGAATTAAATTTCTCGGCGAGCGTTTTCGATTCGTCATGGATGTTGTCGGTCGCGAATTGCACGATCGGGCAGGGTTCGATTCCGCCCCAGGGATTGATGTGGTTCGTGATCCCCGTCGCCGCCGGACACAGGGCTTCACCATTGCCGTCGAAGTAGGCGTCGATAATCACAATCGGCTTCTTCGCCCGCATCTCGACGACAAACTTCCGCGCCCGCAATTGCTGCTCCGGCGTGAGACACAATTCCGGCGAGGCATCCGGTCCCATCGGACGATAGATGTGGAACCACGTGTAGAACACACCCATTTCGATGAGCTTGTCGACCCACTCTTCGGTGAGCAAGTCGTCGATATTCGTCTGACACACGCTCGTGCACACGCCGGTGAAGACGCCCGCCTCCAAGCAATTGTGGACGCCTTGCATCGTTTTGCTGAAGACGTCTTTGCGGCCACGACGTTCATCGGAGATGATTTCGTTGCCTTCCACGCTGATCAACGGCGTGACGTTGCCGAGCTTGTGAAGTTGCTTCGCTTTCTCCGGCGTGATGAACTGCCCGTTGGTGAAGACTTGAAAGTAGCACTCCGGATGGGCTTCGAAAATCTCCAGCAACTGCGGATGCATGAACGGTTCGCCACCGACGATGCCGAAGAATACGTTGCCCATCGCTTTCGCTTCATTGATGAGCTTGTTCATGGCCTCCAAGTCGATCGTCTGCTGCTTGGCGGCCACATCGACCCAACACCCCTGACACCGCAAATTGCAGGAGTTGATCACCGACACATACAGAAACGGCGGAAAGTAATTGCCTTGCTTCAAACGTTTCTTGTGCAACCGCACGCTGCGTGTGCCCTTCACGCCCATTGTCCAGGCGGCTTTGAACAGCAATCGTTTGTCGGCTTCAAACAAGGCCCGCTTGGCCATCTTGAGCAAATACATGGGGGAAGGCTTCCGATCGCGTGGTCTATTGAACCCGTTGAAACACTCGTGTTCGTGTGCCACTGGCGTCTCGCCAGTGCGATCAACCACAACGGTTCGCCGAAAGCACGGCTGACACAGCCGTAGCACACATTTTCAACGGGCGGCTACTTCGGGATGACAACGACTCCATCGTAAGCAATCACCTGCTGGGAAGAAACAGTGTCACCGGTTATGCTGAGCAGAATCGAACCAGAACGGGAACTCACTGCATGTCGTTTGCCAACCCTTGGGGATTACTCGCGTTGCTGGCGATGCCAGCGATTGTGGCGATTCATATGTACCATCGCCGCTTTCCACCGATCGTAGTCGCGGGCGTGCACTTGTGGGGTGTTCAACATGAGATGCGGTCAGTCGGTCGCAAACGAGAACGTCTACCGATCACACCATCATTGCTGCTTGAACTCCTGGCAGCGTTTCTGATTGCCATGATCCTGTCGCAACCGCGTTTCGGGGAACTCGGACGCGCGACGCACTTGGTTGTGGTTCTCGACAATTCCGCTTCGATGCAAGCCGAGCCGAATCGGAACACCTCGTTCCGTGACCTCGCAGCGACGAAATTGCTGGAGCGGTTGGATGAATTGAACCGTGGAAGTCGTGTAACCGCACTGATCACCGGCAACCGACCGGAAACGTTGATCGGCCCGTTGGCCAGTGTCGACGAAGCTCGCGAACAGATTTCCGAGTGGCAACCGACGGCCTCGATTCATGAATTCAGCTCTGCCTGGGACCAAGCCGCACAATTTGCGGGTGATTCCGGGGACATGCTGTTTTTGACGGACCACTTACCGACGGACGCAACACCGCTCCCTCGACGCATGGAAACCTGGGCCGTTGGCGAGCGATTACCGAATGTGGCGATTCTCGCGGCTCGTTGGCAGATTGATCCCGACTCAGCGGATAACGAAATCTACTTACGATTCGTTAACTACAACACAAACACGGCCGTTGTATCTGTGCAGGGCCGAGCAGGGGAGCAGCCCATTTTTGAACAGGATTTGACCATCGCTCCCGGTGCCGAAACGCCGCTGTTGGTTCCTGTTCCGTCAGGCCTCGGCATCATGACCATTGATCTCTCAACGCCCCAAGACGGTTTGGCGATCGACAACGCTGTGACCCTGATTGAACCCCGCGAACGGCCAGTGAAGATCGCCGTCGATCTGGCGGCTGATCCAACGACGCAAGCCGCCGTGAACAAGGCAATCGAAGCAATCCCGGACATCGAACAAGTGTCGGCGGATGACGCCGATCTCGTCATCACATCACCGAATCCGCTGCCACGATCCGACCGAGAATTGTGGTGGTTGGGAATCGGTCCGCTCAGCCGAACGGACGAAGCGAAGGAAGCGGCGGTGGATCTCGGTGGGCCGTACATTCTCGAAAAACGCCATCCACTCTTGGAAGGCTTGGAGTTGGGGAACTTGGTTTGGGGTGGGGTTCAGGAGATCGGTTTGAACGTCAATCCGCTGATCACCGCCGACCAACTTCCATTGCTCGGTCAACTTGAAGGCACTCGTACGACGGCGTTTCTGTTGAACATCGATCTGAGCCGATCGCAGCTCAGCGAGAGCGAAAACTGGCCGATCCTGCTCAGCAACCTGATCGAACTTCGCCGGGACGATCTGCCGGGACTCCGGCGTTGGAATTACCGCGTCGGTGAGATCATCCGATTTCGTTGGCCGTTATCCGAGAGCGATACGGACCTGCAATTGGTCAGTGAGCAATCCGAACGGGAGTTGGCACGTGACCTCTATGGAATCGTCGAAATCGGCGGGCTCGACCAACCGGGTGTCTACGAGATCTTCGATGGCGAGAAACTGTTGGACCGCTTCGCCGTCAACTTTCATGACCCACGTGAATCCGTACTGACGGCACTGAACGACGGTGTCATCGAACCGCAGTCCACCGAAACCGCCAATGACTTCCGCTTCGATAACCCATATTCCTGGCTGATCTTACTGGCACTCGCAGTCGTTATGGTCGCAGCACTTGCAGACTGGCGGGTTGTCAAAGCGTAACGAGTTGTCAGCCGGGGCACACCAGTTAAACGCGACGAGGTTTTTACCGAACCGATGTGTCAGACTCGGTCTCGGCAATGGCATACGGTTCCCTTTTTCGCCTATCTCGCTACGATTCACGGTGTCTCGGCTTGAATGAACCGAAAGTTCACTGCAGTGTTTTAGTGAGGGATGCCAATCTCTCGGAGTTTGATACGAATGAAGTGGTTTTTGTCTTCCAAGATACATCATGCGACCGTTACGCAAGCGGATGTGGAATATATCGGCAGCATTACGATTGATTCCTCGCTGATGGAGCGAGTCGGTTTGGAACCCGGCGAAAAGGTCATGGTCGCAGCGTTGGAGTCCGGGGCACGGCTGGAAACCTACGTTCTCGAAGGGGAACCCGACAGCGGCGTGATTTGCATGAACGGCCCGGCGGCACGACAGATTCAAGCAGGCGACCACATCATCATTTTCGGCTACACACTCTCCGAAACCCCAATCGAGCCGAAAGCCATCTTGGTGGATGGAGAGAACCATTTCGTGAAGTGGTTGTAATTCGGGCGTGGTTCGCTTGATGCAACGAACGCCTCTGGAATGAAGGAGTATTCACACAGGTTTTGCGTGACAGGCATACAGATCGTCGCTACGATCAGAAGAGGTTGCTAAGATCACTTCTTCCCTCCTGTTTCTATGGGCCAACATGCCGGGAGGTCGTCAGATGCCGAAACCATCATCGAAACCAGACTCAATTTCACCTTCATGTGCTCAAGCTCTGCGAGAGTATCGGACTCGTTTGGCCGCCGGCGAGCGGATTCCGATTGAAGATTTCCTCGCCGAACACCCCACGATCGCGTCCGAGTTGCGGGCAGCGCTGAAGGACTTCACCAAACCCTCTGCTTCTGCCAAACGACGACCTCGGCGACACGAGCGAGAAACCCATTCCACCGGGCCTTTGGAATCAGAAACCGGAGAACAACCTCCTATGCCATCGGCTGGTCAAGTCAATGAACTGTCGTTGCCCCTGGAGTTCGGTCGGTACCGTATCGAGAAGCAACTCGGACGCGGAGCGATGGGTGCCGTATATCTCGCTCACGATAAGCAACTCGACCGTCCCGTTGCACTCAAGACACCAACGCTCACGACGAACAAGAACGGTCGACAACGGATCGAACGCTTCGAACGTGAAGCCCGCGCTGCTGCCCGACTGAACCATGAGTTCATCTGCACGATCTACGATGTCGGTGAGATCGACAAGGTGAATTTCATTGCGATGGAATTCGTCGACGGCAAACCGCTTTCGGAACTTGTCGGTACTCCCTGGCCGGAACGTCGCGCCGTATTGATGGTGCGTCGGCTCGCATTGGCGATGGATCACGCCCACGCAGCCGATGTCGTTCACCGCGATCTCAAACCCGCCAACATCATGATCGATCGGCAAAAGCGACCGAAAATCATGGACTTCGGTTTAGCGCGGCAAGTCGATAGCGATGACGAGGAAAGCCGAATGACCCAGGAAGGGGCAATCCTTGGCACTCCGGCGTATATGTCCCCTGAGCAAGTCTTGGGAGACCTCGATACCGGCCCTCCCGCCGACATCTACGCCCTTGGCATCATCCTATACGAATTGTTGACCGGCAACGTCCCGTTCCGTGGTGGTACAACGGTCGTGCTTGGGCAAATCCTCGGTGCGGAAACTCCACACCTACGCCAAGCACTCGCAGAAATTGATCCCGAATTGGACGCCATCTGCGCCCGTGCAATGGCGAAGAAACCGGAAGACCGCTTCCGCTCGATGAAAGAGTTTGCTCAACAACTCACAGAGTTCTTGCAAGGGAAGTCGACAGCAGGATCACAGTCAAATGCCGATCCCGTTGCGCCACCATCTGAACTTCCCCCCACATTAGATTTCGACACGCAAACGCCGCCAGTTGCCTCTCCGCCTCCACTGCAGTTTGCCACGGATCCTCCGGTCACGGTATCCGAACCCGCGTCCGCCGCGGTTGGTGGCAGTAGTTTGTTTGCCGTCGCTCCGACACCGACTCGGGCATCCGCGAAAAAGAAGGACTACTCCAACGCCGGGCTGATCACGCTGAGTCTCGGATTCGTCAGCCTCGTGGCGTTGCTGATCGGTGGAGCAATCTTTCTTTCACAATCGCCAGCGGAATCAGTCGAAACCGAGGCGGTCGCCGCTGACTCTCCGAAATCGCAACGCTCGACGAAGAAAGCCAAACCCGTCGAAAATCAGCCACCCGCTGAGCCCGAGCCCGAAAACATCGAAGTTGTCGAAGCCCCCGAAACAGGAGAGTCACCGACAAACGACGAAACCAATGCGACGGTCGCCAGTACACAATCACCGTCGACAAGCCCACCAACGAGTCCTGCACCAATCACGATGGGAAATCGCGGAACAAGGGGGCCAACCATCATCAACCGACCGGCAAACCGCAATCGGAATGGGAGTGGCGGTTTTGGGCAAGGTGGTTTCGCGGGTGCTGGAAGTGGGGGACTAGTTAGCCCATCGAACGCGACAGAGCCGGCGGAACCATCCAAAGACGAGCCGGAACAAACAGACAACGAGCCGAAGAAACCCCGCGATCTGATCGAGGAAAAAAATCAGGCTCGAATTTCTCTCAACAAGACCACCGATCGGCGAAACTTCGATGATTGGTACAAGCTGCTCGAAGGGCAGTATTCCGATGCTGGTGGCGACCCACGCGAGGGAACCTATCAGTTCTTGCTGGTGAATGGTCAACGTTACGAGGCCGACGGTCTGGCCGAGGCCGCCAAATTCATGGCAACGAAAATACCGGTCAAGAACAGTTCGAGCCGGTATCGAGTTTGGTATCAACCAGCCAAATAGGGAATAACCTCTAACGACGCAAAGGACTTGCAGCAAACGACAGAGTTTCGACTCTGGGAATCAACTTGTTTTTCGATTAATCCACCGACCAACTCTGCCGATGATAATTCGCGGCGGTGGCTCCGCAAAATCACGAATCCCACCATCACTGAACTTTCGTCTCGAAGGAGAGTCATGGCAGACCATTCCGAACACCAAAAAAAAATCATCAAACGCTACTATGACAATCGCGATGACATCGACCAAGAACGACTCAGTGAAATGGTGACCAACCTCTACCTGTCGGATTCCGCGAAGCAAAAGGATCGCATCTGGCAACGTGCCGAGGAAACAATGCTCCGTCTGGGAGTCCCGGAAAGTCGAGTTGCCCACATCCTCGCCGAGAAAAATCCAGCCATTCTCGCGGAGGTCGTTGCTGATCTCCAATCCGGAAAAATCTGATTCAGGACAGCACCGCGATCCGCTCCAAATCCCGTCTTGACTCGCGTCAACGGGATTTTTTTGCGTCCGGACAATCTCGGACCGCTTGACTGTTGATTTCTGCACCGAGCTTGTTAGAGTAGCCGTCTTGAAATTCAGTTCAGAACAATTGGACTGCGCAAACAAAAACGCGTGGTCATCTGTGTATGGAGTCGGTCGTTACGATGTCTGTGACCAAAGAGCGGAAATCAGAAATTGTTGAAGAATACCGACGTTCGGACAACGACGTCGGTTCACCGGAAGTCCAAATCGCGGTCGCCACAGAGCGAATCGCCAACCTGACGACTCACCTCCGGGAAAACCCCAAAGATTACGCAAGCCAACGTGGCTTGATGCAACTCGTGAGTCGTCGCAAGAAATTGCTCCGTTACTTGGCTGACAACACGCCAGAACGGTACCGTGAGATTCTCAAGCGGTTGAACCTCCGGAAGTAGTCATTCGCGGGTTAACTTACTCGCGATGTGTCTGTTGGTTGTTGAAGAAATAGTCGTCATTAATCGTTGAAGTGAACGTCGAAGGCTGGTGCTTTCGATGGTTGGATTGGAATAACAAGAGTATTTCGCAGATTGACGGGCGACAAACCAAATGGTCGCCCTGTTGTCAGACGCGGTAAGACACCCACACTAATCGAAGTTAATCTCTTGGCGCTGCGGTTGTCCACAACTGCAGCGTATTCGTAAATTTCGTCATGTCTTCCCGCCGCGTCCCCTCAAATGCGATGTTCTTTCGCTGGTCGCTTCCCCTGCCAGCAGTGTCGGTGTGTCGTCAAAATTCTGAATGCTAGGATGGAAAATCGTGAGTAAAGTAACAGTTGAACGGGAAATTGGCGGCCAAAAGCTGAGTTTGACAACCGGAGATTGGGCGAAACAGGCAAGCGGGGCAGTTCGGGTTCAGTACGGGGAAACAGTTCTTTTTGTTGCCGCTCAGAGCGGGCCGGCACGTCCTGGCATCGACTTCTTCCCACTCCAAGTCGATTATCGTGAACGATTGGCCGCATCCGGTAAATTCGCCGGTGGCTTCCTCAAACGAGAAGGTCGCCCCACCACCCGTGAAATTCTCGCTGCTCGCCTCACCGACCGTCCAATTCGCCCCTTGTTCCCCGAAGGTTACAAGGACGAGCTACAAGTTCTTTGCAACGTCTTGGCCGCTGATCCCGAAAACGATCCCGATGCCTTGACGATCCTCGGTGCCAGTGCCGCCATCATGTTGTCGCCGGTTCCATTCCAGGGCCCGATTGGCGGGCTGCGGGTCGGTCTTATCGACGATGAATTCGTCGTCTTGCCGACCATTCAACAGATGAAGGAAAGCAAGCTCGACCTCATTGTTGCGGGAAGTCGGGAAAGCGTGTTGATGATCGAAGGGTTTGGGGAGGAAAT
This portion of the Thalassoroseus pseudoceratinae genome encodes:
- a CDS encoding radical SAM protein, yielding MYLLKMAKRALFEADKRLLFKAAWTMGVKGTRSVRLHKKRLKQGNYFPPFLYVSVINSCNLRCQGCWVDVAAKQQTIDLEAMNKLINEAKAMGNVFFGIVGGEPFMHPQLLEIFEAHPECYFQVFTNGQFITPEKAKQLHKLGNVTPLISVEGNEIISDERRGRKDVFSKTMQGVHNCLEAGVFTGVCTSVCQTNIDDLLTEEWVDKLIEMGVFYTWFHIYRPMGPDASPELCLTPEQQLRARKFVVEMRAKKPIVIIDAYFDGNGEALCPAATGITNHINPWGGIEPCPIVQFATDNIHDESKTLAEKFNSPYLNGFRKLSRETTRGCIVLERPDLLKQLVEEHSAPDATARGTALAELDAMKVRTSQFNPGNEIPEKNIWYRLAKRFWFNDFGVYRDQDHSTTAAPGVLAANGSEPEANSDPALPILQ
- a CDS encoding aspartate 1-decarboxylase, translating into MKWFLSSKIHHATVTQADVEYIGSITIDSSLMERVGLEPGEKVMVAALESGARLETYVLEGEPDSGVICMNGPAARQIQAGDHIIIFGYTLSETPIEPKAILVDGENHFVKWL
- a CDS encoding vWA domain-containing protein, producing the protein MSFANPWGLLALLAMPAIVAIHMYHRRFPPIVVAGVHLWGVQHEMRSVGRKRERLPITPSLLLELLAAFLIAMILSQPRFGELGRATHLVVVLDNSASMQAEPNRNTSFRDLAATKLLERLDELNRGSRVTALITGNRPETLIGPLASVDEAREQISEWQPTASIHEFSSAWDQAAQFAGDSGDMLFLTDHLPTDATPLPRRMETWAVGERLPNVAILAARWQIDPDSADNEIYLRFVNYNTNTAVVSVQGRAGEQPIFEQDLTIAPGAETPLLVPVPSGLGIMTIDLSTPQDGLAIDNAVTLIEPRERPVKIAVDLAADPTTQAAVNKAIEAIPDIEQVSADDADLVITSPNPLPRSDRELWWLGIGPLSRTDEAKEAAVDLGGPYILEKRHPLLEGLELGNLVWGGVQEIGLNVNPLITADQLPLLGQLEGTRTTAFLLNIDLSRSQLSESENWPILLSNLIELRRDDLPGLRRWNYRVGEIIRFRWPLSESDTDLQLVSEQSERELARDLYGIVEIGGLDQPGVYEIFDGEKLLDRFAVNFHDPRESVLTALNDGVIEPQSTETANDFRFDNPYSWLILLALAVVMVAALADWRVVKA
- a CDS encoding serine/threonine-protein kinase, which codes for MPKPSSKPDSISPSCAQALREYRTRLAAGERIPIEDFLAEHPTIASELRAALKDFTKPSASAKRRPRRHERETHSTGPLESETGEQPPMPSAGQVNELSLPLEFGRYRIEKQLGRGAMGAVYLAHDKQLDRPVALKTPTLTTNKNGRQRIERFEREARAAARLNHEFICTIYDVGEIDKVNFIAMEFVDGKPLSELVGTPWPERRAVLMVRRLALAMDHAHAADVVHRDLKPANIMIDRQKRPKIMDFGLARQVDSDDEESRMTQEGAILGTPAYMSPEQVLGDLDTGPPADIYALGIILYELLTGNVPFRGGTTVVLGQILGAETPHLRQALAEIDPELDAICARAMAKKPEDRFRSMKEFAQQLTEFLQGKSTAGSQSNADPVAPPSELPPTLDFDTQTPPVASPPPLQFATDPPVTVSEPASAAVGGSSLFAVAPTPTRASAKKKDYSNAGLITLSLGFVSLVALLIGGAIFLSQSPAESVETEAVAADSPKSQRSTKKAKPVENQPPAEPEPENIEVVEAPETGESPTNDETNATVASTQSPSTSPPTSPAPITMGNRGTRGPTIINRPANRNRNGSGGFGQGGFAGAGSGGLVSPSNATEPAEPSKDEPEQTDNEPKKPRDLIEEKNQARISLNKTTDRRNFDDWYKLLEGQYSDAGGDPREGTYQFLLVNGQRYEADGLAEAAKFMATKIPVKNSSSRYRVWYQPAK
- a CDS encoding L-fuconate dehydratase — translated: MTTITKLTAKDIRFPTSKSLAGSDAMNLDPDYSAAYVILETDSDGLEGHGMTFTIGRGNELCVQAIEALGPLVVGTTLEEFRANRADYWRRVTGDSQLRWVGPEKGVIHLATAAVINAMWDLDAKAAGKPLWRMVCDFSPEEFVDAIDFRYLTDAITRESALDHLRKLAETKADRIAVLEDEGYPSYTTSAGWLGYSDDQLRSLCREMLSRGWERFKIKVGRDLQDDIRRCRIIREEIGPDRNLMMDANQVWDVPQAIEHMRELAEFNPWFIEEPTSPDDVLGHAAIAKAIAPIRVATGEHCHNRVMFKQFLQAGGMQVCQIDSCRLGGVNEVLAVLLLAAHFDVPVYPHAGGVGLCEYVQHLSMIDYVCVSGSTEDRATEYADHLHEHFFDPVVMKNGRYQAPTAPGYSITMKPESLADYDFPTGSAWAHQGN
- a CDS encoding MBL fold metallo-hydrolase, which encodes MLSDTLLLVGGCSGSFAAPTENRPVFDADSPHQVRYVPFSRQKYGSRTSSYFLRHRDTWIVVDQGLGIEPISEFIIDMLKAERVERPIIHLLQTHYHEDHIEGLRANALMFQKGTTLRFYSPRLQSVTAVRGLPTESPSPTSSCPLDPCMMDVLEAEFCKSYWPVTLDILDQTGATREHEEFQPGDTLQIDDVTIRSVMLSHPGGCVGYRFDFPQSDPVVLATDYEPSPEIDPAVVEFFDGAGLLLTDMQYRHAEYEGQMAIGQRSENRMSRVGWGHATPELLFPYLVRTKRLPRKIRVVHHDPKRSDEDLESFREESYDILCQHVTSGNVDYGFAADGELYWL
- the rpsO gene encoding 30S ribosomal protein S15; translation: MSVTKERKSEIVEEYRRSDNDVGSPEVQIAVATERIANLTTHLRENPKDYASQRGLMQLVSRRKKLLRYLADNTPERYREILKRLNLRK